In Euphorbia lathyris chromosome 9, ddEupLath1.1, whole genome shotgun sequence, the following are encoded in one genomic region:
- the LOC136205689 gene encoding uncharacterized protein, translated as MEGFGFSDASSAVRKRRSNTSRRPRNDSLTPDYQDISSLSSTPPSESNEPDQNTMKPEDGGFGESDEASNNCSFRGSNEQRHSVVDSRRCSEGVLAPANWRNTSSVGELGAVSDGIGNENKVKKVKLKVGGITRTINTKSTSDGASAVGSSCTRSSRLLDAQQKSIEEIVDDNRSFTSDKGSTLRGVPWKDFSRSGLNVGKTDNLRDRVSDENLSSKQIDKYEPVRKSKRVPKRRLLDGVLDDEDEDDDEIRYLEKVKSSKLVADYVPEFEDEEEGKGRKQRKLSRVLKRDIDALYDVEVGGHAKKSKSGRVSDDTDYFEEEELGSDGEPTTNRKKIRKELVDLMGESKKEMTVTTRQRALQTGKDVSSNPGTSLIEFPNGLPPAPPKKQKEKLTEVEQQLKRAEALQKRRMQVEKAARESEAEAIRKILGQESTRKKRDDKMKKRQEEIAQERAANALVLTPDHVRWVIGPSGTIVTFPNEMGLPSIFDRKPSSYPPPREKCAGPFCSNPYKYRDSKSKLPLCSLECYKAIQT; from the exons atGGAGGGTTTCGGGTTTAGTGATGCAAGCAGTGCTGTGAGGAAGAGGAGGAGCAATACATCTCGTCGTCCTCGGAATGACTCACTGACACCTGATTACCAAGATATATCATCGTTATCATCCACACCGCCTTCAGAGAGT AATGAACCTGATCAGAATACAATGAAACCTGAAGATGGAGGATTTGGAGAATCTGATGAAGCTTCCAATAATTGCTCTTTTCGAGGCAGTAATGAGCAGAGACACAGTGTAGTTGACTCCAGAAGATGCAGTGAAGGAGTCCTTGCCCCGGCTAATTGGAGAAACACAAGCAGTGTAGGAGAATTGGGAGCGGTTTCAGATGGAATAGGGAACGAGAATAAAGTGAAAAAGGTCAAGCTTAAAGTTGGCGGCATTACACGTACTATTAATACTAAATCCACATCTGATGGTGCATCTGCTGTTGGGTCTTCTTGTACTAGGTCTTCTCGCTTACTGGATGCCCAACAGAAATCAATTGAG GAAATTGTAGATGATAATCGTTCATTTACTTCAGATAAGGGGAGTACTTTACGAGGAGTTCCATGGAAGGATTTTTCTCGAAGTGGTCTTAATGTTGGAAAAACTGATAACTTGAGGGATAGGGTGTCTGATGAAAATCTCTCTTCAAAACAAATAGATAAGTATGAGCCAGTTCGTAAGAGCAAACGAGTTCCAAAGAGACGCTTATTAGACGGAGTGcttgatgatgaagatgaggatgaTGATGAGATCCGTTACCTTGAGAAAGTCAAATCATCAAAGCTGGTAGCTGATTATGTTCCAGAATTTGAGGACGAGGAGGAAGGAAAAGGTAGGAAACAGCGAAAACTTTCAAGGGTTTTGAAAAGAGATATCGATGCTCTATATGATGTAGAGGTTGGAGGTCATGCTAAGAAGTCTAAATCGGGAAGAGTATCTGATGATACTGATTATTTTGAAGAGGAAGAACTGGGGTCAGATGGTGAACCTACAACTAACaggaagaaaataagaaaagaattagtTGATTTAATGGGAGAATCGAAGAAGGAAATGACCGTCACCACACGTCAACGTGCACTTCAAACCGGCAAAGATGTCTCCTCCAATCCCGGCACAAGTTTAATTGAGTTCCCAAATGGTTTACCTCCAGCACCTCCTAAAA AACAAAAAGAGAAACTCACTGAGGTGGAGCAGCAACTGAAGAGAGCTGAGGCTCTTCAGAAACGGAGGATGCAAGTCGAGAAGGCAGCTAGAGAATCAGAG GCTGAGGCAATCAGAAAAATACTGGGACAAGAATCCACTAGGAAGAAGCGTGACGATAAAATGAAGAAACGGCAAGAAGAAATAGCTCAG GAGAGAGCTGCAAATGCTCTGGTGCTTACACCAGACCATGTTAGATGGGTGATTGGTCCTTCTGGAACAATTGTAACATTCCCTAACGAGATGGGCTTGCCGAGTATATTTGACCGTAAGCCATCCAG CTATCCTCCACCCCGGGAGAAATGTGCCGGTCCATTCTGCAGTAATCCATACAAATATCGGGATTCGAAGTCGAAGCTGCCATTGTGTAGCCTTGAATGCTACAAGGCAATACAAACATAG